A DNA window from Alicyclobacillus vulcanalis contains the following coding sequences:
- the mntR gene encoding transcriptional regulator MntR → MGRLNALLTPSMEDYLEKIYELIHEKGYARVSDIANSLAVQPSSVTKMLQKLDENEYVSYEKYRGIVLTARGHKMGRLMKERHAMLADFLRMLGVQEDTLQKDVEGIEHHVSPATLEALQSLVLFLQAHPDVLSSFLAYREQASERPSP, encoded by the coding sequence ATGGGGAGGTTGAACGCGTTGCTGACGCCCAGCATGGAGGACTATCTGGAGAAGATCTATGAGCTGATTCACGAAAAGGGGTACGCGCGCGTCTCGGACATCGCCAACTCCCTGGCCGTACAGCCCAGCTCTGTGACGAAGATGTTGCAAAAACTGGATGAGAACGAATATGTGAGTTACGAGAAATACCGCGGCATCGTGCTCACGGCGCGGGGACACAAGATGGGGCGCCTGATGAAAGAACGCCATGCGATGCTGGCGGACTTTTTGCGGATGCTCGGAGTCCAGGAAGATACCTTGCAGAAAGACGTGGAGGGCATCGAACACCACGTGAGCCCAGCCACGCTGGAGGCGCTGCAGTCGCTCGTTTTGTTCCTTCAGGCTCATCCAGACGTGCTGAGCTCGTTTCTCGCGTATCGAGAACAGGCGAGCGAGCGCCCGTCGCCCTAA
- the nadD gene encoding nicotinate (nicotinamide) nucleotide adenylyltransferase codes for MGEGGMCYTRGNDERITGQRRILLFGGTFDPPHVGHLTMAQIAYEQMGADEVWWMPAAKPPHKAEIGVDTFAWRYRMVEALLGARRHMRVTDVENRLPKPSYTVDTLRALIRAHPDVHFLFLLGADSLQHLPEWHGAAELCEMVRFVVARRPGYDFDTAAATARARLPHLQMDVIDMPMLDVSSTWVRDRLDRELDVCGLVPDPVLAIWREGPKGGMTRECSGGTSSMTFGSASPSR; via the coding sequence ATGGGTGAGGGCGGCATGTGCTATACTCGTGGAAATGATGAACGGATCACGGGGCAGAGGCGCATCCTGCTGTTTGGCGGCACGTTCGATCCGCCGCACGTCGGCCATCTCACGATGGCCCAGATCGCGTATGAGCAAATGGGCGCCGATGAGGTGTGGTGGATGCCGGCCGCCAAGCCGCCGCACAAGGCGGAGATCGGCGTGGACACGTTTGCATGGCGGTATCGCATGGTGGAGGCGTTGCTTGGCGCGAGGCGGCATATGCGCGTGACCGACGTGGAGAATCGGCTGCCAAAGCCCTCCTACACGGTGGACACCCTGCGGGCGCTCATCAGGGCTCATCCCGACGTCCACTTTCTCTTCCTGCTCGGCGCGGACAGTCTGCAGCACCTCCCGGAGTGGCACGGCGCGGCAGAGCTGTGCGAGATGGTCCGCTTCGTCGTCGCCCGTCGGCCCGGCTACGATTTCGACACGGCGGCGGCCACCGCCCGCGCTCGCCTGCCGCATCTGCAGATGGACGTGATCGACATGCCCATGCTCGACGTATCGTCGACCTGGGTGCGGGATCGGCTGGACCGCGAGCTCGACGTGTGCGGCCTTGTGCCGGACCCGGTCCTCGCGATTTGGCGCGAGGGGCCGAAAGGAGGCATGACGCGCGAATGCAGCGGGGGAACATCATCCATGACCTTCGGCAGCGCCTCGCCGAGTCGCTGA
- a CDS encoding small, acid-soluble spore protein, alpha/beta type: MQDSGRRRVKVIGADGQIHEVPWTAPERPSAAKLVADRLGTAYVDGEDHGEMTAKEAGEIGGHLGGPMVARLVALAKRDLAYGHVERLMGRQNN; the protein is encoded by the coding sequence ATGCAGGACAGCGGAAGGCGGCGTGTGAAGGTCATTGGCGCCGACGGACAAATCCATGAAGTGCCTTGGACGGCGCCCGAACGACCGTCTGCTGCGAAGCTTGTGGCGGATCGCCTCGGGACGGCGTATGTGGACGGCGAGGACCACGGCGAAATGACGGCGAAGGAGGCGGGGGAAATCGGGGGCCATTTGGGCGGCCCGATGGTGGCCAGGCTCGTGGCGCTGGCGAAGCGCGATCTCGCCTACGGCCATGTGGAGCGGCTGATGGGGCGGCAAAACAACTGA
- a CDS encoding class I SAM-dependent DNA methyltransferase, whose product MAYEHLAPWYDALMGETVYKAWQSALSRRLSPVRAAVDLGCGTGVMAAWLAERAEIVYAVDASPDMLAVAFDRWGHLPNVRWIQSDLCDLELPEAADFALASTDVLNYLLTREHMESALCNIGACVREGGVWALDTLGPRRIEALRGGVWHDVRDDLAVLHETDVDGETIVHRVLGFVAVDEEEGLFVRFEEEHVQRYWDAETLSDLFARTGWDVVEVTGDFGASPLQDADRISWLLKRRSGG is encoded by the coding sequence ATGGCATACGAGCATCTTGCCCCTTGGTACGACGCGTTGATGGGCGAAACCGTGTACAAAGCGTGGCAAAGCGCGCTATCGCGGCGCCTGTCCCCGGTTCGCGCGGCGGTCGATCTCGGCTGCGGAACGGGCGTCATGGCGGCCTGGCTTGCCGAGCGCGCCGAGATCGTCTATGCGGTGGACGCCTCGCCCGACATGCTGGCCGTCGCGTTCGACAGATGGGGTCATCTGCCGAATGTGCGGTGGATTCAATCGGATCTATGCGATCTCGAACTGCCCGAGGCGGCCGATTTCGCCCTTGCGTCGACCGACGTGTTGAACTATTTGCTCACCCGCGAACATATGGAAAGCGCGCTTTGCAACATCGGGGCGTGCGTGCGGGAGGGCGGCGTGTGGGCGCTCGACACGCTCGGTCCACGGCGCATCGAGGCCCTGCGCGGCGGCGTTTGGCATGATGTGCGCGACGACCTCGCCGTCCTGCACGAGACGGACGTCGACGGCGAGACGATTGTGCACCGCGTGTTGGGATTCGTGGCCGTAGACGAGGAAGAAGGACTGTTTGTCCGATTTGAGGAAGAGCACGTGCAGCGCTATTGGGACGCCGAGACGCTCTCCGACCTGTTCGCGCGCACGGGATGGGATGTCGTCGAGGTCACCGGCGACTTTGGGGCGTCTCCGCTCCAGGACGCAGACCGGATCTCGTGGCTGCTTAAGCGACGTTCAGGCGGCTGA
- the rsfS gene encoding ribosome silencing factor: MNANVEQIARRAATACLDKKATDVVVMNVEQLTPVADYFVICSASSRPQVEAVARAVRDDLAEMGVTCRGIEGLDEARWVLLDFGDVVVHVFRPEEREFYHLERLWGDAEWIPIEAN; this comes from the coding sequence ATGAATGCAAACGTCGAGCAAATCGCTCGCCGAGCTGCCACGGCCTGTTTGGACAAAAAGGCTACCGATGTCGTGGTGATGAATGTGGAGCAATTGACGCCCGTTGCGGACTACTTCGTCATCTGTTCCGCGAGCTCCCGCCCGCAGGTGGAAGCGGTGGCGCGCGCAGTTCGCGACGATCTCGCCGAGATGGGCGTCACCTGCCGCGGCATCGAGGGATTGGACGAGGCGCGCTGGGTCTTGCTCGACTTTGGCGATGTGGTCGTGCACGTGTTTCGACCCGAGGAGCGCGAATTTTATCATCTGGAACGCCTGTGGGGCGACGCCGAATGGATCCCCATTGAGGCCAACTGA
- a CDS encoding ComEA family DNA-binding protein: protein MTDRTQKPGESGELVAEGAWPISLPAHEDDWEFEERDVHAVAPGEAAFAPGGGARAEGVPRFAWIRAWSGFVRAGLTILLAAGAAWFGSERAAAMKATASSPEAGASSAATKPAPSADTEASNEIALQVDVHGDVLHPGLVSLPAGSRVRDAIRAAGGLRHADDASTINQAALVWDGEEIDVPAPSTTAGAGEVDARSDVQEMGAGLQQVSASDAPAGTSARGRGRAHKGELSSGQKININTADMETLETLPGVGPKRAQAILAYRQAHGPFPNLESLRHVKGIGEKTLAKWKDLITFGSAGGNADGGQARP from the coding sequence ATGACGGATCGTACACAGAAGCCCGGGGAGTCGGGGGAGCTCGTCGCCGAAGGGGCCTGGCCCATTTCGCTGCCTGCGCATGAGGACGATTGGGAATTCGAAGAAAGGGATGTGCACGCCGTCGCGCCGGGCGAGGCCGCCTTCGCGCCGGGCGGCGGGGCTCGCGCCGAGGGCGTGCCTCGCTTCGCCTGGATTCGAGCATGGTCAGGCTTCGTGCGCGCGGGACTGACCATCTTGCTCGCCGCGGGCGCCGCATGGTTTGGCTCCGAGCGCGCTGCGGCAATGAAGGCCACCGCGTCGTCCCCAGAGGCGGGGGCCTCGAGCGCTGCGACAAAACCCGCGCCATCCGCGGACACCGAGGCCTCGAATGAGATCGCCCTACAGGTGGATGTGCACGGCGATGTCCTTCACCCCGGCCTCGTCTCGTTGCCTGCCGGATCGCGCGTGCGGGACGCCATCCGCGCTGCGGGCGGCCTGCGGCACGCAGACGACGCGTCGACTATCAACCAGGCGGCGTTGGTGTGGGACGGCGAGGAAATCGATGTGCCCGCGCCGAGCACCACAGCGGGCGCGGGTGAGGTTGACGCCCGGTCGGACGTGCAGGAGATGGGCGCTGGGCTGCAACAGGTGTCCGCTTCGGACGCTCCCGCCGGAACATCGGCGCGAGGGCGCGGCCGTGCGCACAAAGGCGAACTTTCGTCCGGTCAGAAAATTAACATCAACACGGCGGATATGGAGACGCTTGAGACGCTGCCCGGCGTCGGACCGAAGCGCGCGCAGGCCATTCTCGCATACCGACAAGCGCACGGGCCATTTCCCAATCTTGAGAGCCTGCGCCATGTGAAGGGCATTGGCGAGAAAACGCTCGCCAAGTGGAAAGATCTCATCACGTTTGGGTCTGCGGGAGGCAACGCGGACGGGGGTCAGGCGCGGCCGTGA
- a CDS encoding ComEC/Rec2 family competence protein, whose product MNRTRLHAWAIAIFLAAEWTRYVWGWRPAIQTAALALALAGLCTLVRRAKPRLLAVSACSVAVGLALGSAWSVRQPAHPLAPPGAWDVFAGQVQSVKVARRQTEILVAVRQEGEPARRCHFQALVFAEGGARVAAGEWVRGKGMWEASDRAPTAMDLLSPLVRGVGRVYPLDRPPSFGDRWTAALEADMEKFSPGGGHELIQLALSMVFGDAQGQLTQRVSSDFLAAGVTHLLVASGSNVGFALEMAAIPWQRWLARPWSRHRRVAYGVYALGVVFTFAWICNFQLAILRAACGAMYAIAAAMCRRRVQGYTVLWASAGCAGALDPADLLTPSMLLSLYAAFAVCEAEALWRRARGTQEAAVRARRAGGSRATRLGAALVRGAITTAIVDAYLVPVLWWMFRQWTPYAAVTTALLEPAVEMLMPLIALWGLATCAACLWAVPPLTWMAIGISHVGCATMAAIVWFVHFVASWRGSLQALPPMSFGCALALVACLITVAHARFPDRRR is encoded by the coding sequence GTGAACCGCACGCGGCTTCACGCGTGGGCCATTGCGATCTTCCTCGCAGCGGAGTGGACCCGGTACGTCTGGGGGTGGCGGCCCGCGATTCAAACCGCCGCGCTGGCGTTGGCGCTGGCCGGACTTTGCACGCTCGTGCGGCGCGCGAAGCCGCGCCTGTTGGCTGTCAGCGCGTGCAGTGTCGCGGTGGGCCTGGCGCTCGGCAGCGCGTGGTCCGTGCGGCAACCGGCTCACCCTCTTGCGCCGCCCGGCGCGTGGGACGTTTTTGCGGGCCAGGTGCAGAGCGTCAAGGTCGCCCGCCGCCAAACCGAAATCCTGGTGGCCGTGCGCCAAGAAGGTGAGCCCGCACGCCGTTGTCACTTTCAGGCGCTCGTGTTCGCCGAAGGAGGTGCACGCGTCGCGGCAGGCGAGTGGGTGAGAGGAAAGGGGATGTGGGAGGCATCCGACCGCGCACCGACAGCGATGGACCTGCTCTCGCCCCTCGTACGGGGAGTCGGTCGAGTCTATCCTCTCGACCGACCGCCGAGCTTCGGGGATCGATGGACCGCGGCGCTTGAGGCGGATATGGAGAAATTTTCGCCCGGCGGCGGCCATGAGCTCATCCAACTGGCGCTTTCCATGGTGTTTGGCGATGCACAAGGCCAGCTGACGCAGCGTGTGTCTTCGGATTTCCTGGCCGCTGGCGTGACGCATCTGCTCGTCGCGAGCGGATCCAACGTGGGCTTTGCGCTCGAAATGGCGGCTATCCCATGGCAGCGTTGGCTCGCGCGGCCGTGGTCAAGGCACCGGCGTGTGGCGTACGGTGTGTACGCGCTGGGCGTGGTGTTTACATTTGCCTGGATCTGCAACTTTCAATTGGCCATCCTGCGAGCCGCGTGTGGTGCGATGTACGCCATCGCGGCGGCGATGTGCAGGCGGCGCGTCCAAGGGTACACGGTGCTCTGGGCCTCGGCAGGCTGCGCCGGAGCCTTGGATCCTGCGGACCTGTTGACGCCGAGCATGCTCTTGTCCCTCTACGCGGCTTTCGCGGTCTGCGAAGCGGAGGCGCTCTGGCGCCGGGCGCGCGGCACCCAAGAGGCGGCTGTCAGAGCGCGACGAGCGGGGGGAAGCCGTGCCACGCGTTTGGGCGCTGCGCTCGTCCGCGGGGCGATCACGACGGCCATTGTGGACGCCTATCTCGTGCCCGTTCTGTGGTGGATGTTTCGCCAGTGGACGCCGTACGCCGCGGTGACCACTGCGCTTCTCGAACCCGCCGTGGAAATGCTGATGCCGCTCATCGCGCTGTGGGGCTTGGCGACGTGCGCGGCCTGCCTTTGGGCCGTTCCCCCTCTCACCTGGATGGCCATCGGTATCAGCCATGTGGGTTGCGCGACGATGGCCGCGATCGTCTGGTTCGTTCACTTTGTCGCTTCGTGGAGGGGGAGTTTGCAGGCGCTGCCCCCCATGTCCTTCGGATGCGCGCTGGCGCTCGTGGCGTGCCTGATCACGGTGGCGCACGCTCGATTTCCGGATCGCCGCCGTTAG
- a CDS encoding NAD(P)/FAD-dependent oxidoreductase: protein MSKIVIAGAGYAGMMAAAYLDRQGVPFTLVNNHDYHYLTILLHEVAGGRDVGDKYKIPIKEVLRKDTSELVVATVTGIDRERRVLKTTEGEIGYDYLIYSLGWVSEYFGIKGLKEYSLSITNLDSAVEIRRHIDEQFRLYKQDGDERHLRIALGGAGLTGIELMGELLEYLPKLCRELDIPWEKVDVQCIEAMPTILPMVAEHLRPYVVETITKRGGKLRTNAKINEVTEGVIHLDGGEKVEAGTIVWTGGVRANPLLTEAGFTVDRRGRAKVNAYLQSVDDEQIFVAGDSAWAEDENGRPYPPTAQNAEQMGPLAAKNILLRERRREMMPFKPRDWGTLCSLGSEVGVGSFLGVPIKGVMGALAKEGSKAKYLWELGGLRLAGNHGKEVVRI from the coding sequence ATGAGCAAAATTGTGATTGCTGGCGCGGGCTATGCAGGCATGATGGCGGCGGCCTATCTGGACAGGCAAGGGGTTCCGTTCACGCTGGTGAACAACCACGACTACCACTATCTCACCATCCTTTTGCACGAGGTGGCGGGCGGGCGAGACGTCGGTGACAAGTACAAGATCCCCATCAAGGAGGTCTTGCGAAAGGACACCTCTGAACTCGTGGTGGCCACCGTGACCGGAATCGACCGGGAGCGCCGCGTCCTGAAGACCACGGAGGGCGAGATCGGGTACGATTACCTGATTTACTCGCTGGGCTGGGTGTCGGAGTACTTTGGCATCAAGGGGCTGAAAGAGTACAGCCTGAGCATCACCAACCTCGACTCGGCCGTGGAAATTCGCCGGCACATTGATGAGCAGTTCCGGTTGTACAAGCAGGACGGCGACGAGCGCCACCTCCGCATCGCGCTGGGCGGCGCGGGTCTCACGGGCATCGAGCTCATGGGCGAGCTTTTGGAGTATCTGCCGAAGCTGTGCAGGGAGCTCGACATTCCTTGGGAAAAGGTGGACGTCCAGTGCATTGAGGCGATGCCGACCATCCTGCCGATGGTGGCGGAGCATCTCCGCCCGTATGTCGTCGAGACCATCACGAAGCGGGGCGGGAAACTGCGCACCAACGCAAAGATCAATGAAGTCACGGAGGGCGTCATTCACCTCGACGGCGGCGAGAAGGTGGAGGCGGGGACCATCGTGTGGACTGGTGGCGTGCGCGCAAACCCGCTCTTGACCGAGGCCGGGTTCACCGTGGATCGGCGCGGCCGCGCGAAGGTGAATGCGTATCTTCAATCCGTCGACGATGAGCAGATTTTCGTCGCGGGCGACAGCGCTTGGGCGGAGGACGAGAATGGGCGGCCGTATCCACCGACGGCGCAGAACGCGGAGCAGATGGGCCCGCTTGCGGCGAAGAACATTCTCCTGCGCGAGCGGCGGCGCGAGATGATGCCGTTCAAGCCTCGCGACTGGGGTACGCTCTGTTCGCTCGGTTCGGAAGTCGGCGTGGGCAGCTTCCTCGGCGTGCCTATCAAGGGCGTGATGGGCGCTTTGGCGAAAGAGGGAAGCAAGGCGAAATACCTGTGGGAGCTGGGCGGCTTGCGCCTCGCGGGCAACCATGGGAAAGAAGTCGTTCGCATTTGA
- the aroE gene encoding shikimate dehydrogenase → MKLFGVIGRPIRHSLSPAMMNAAFRAQGVEAVYLPFEVEPGDLVDALRGLRAIGAVGINVTIPHKLGVYDWVEARTEVAEMARAVNVVRFSPSGATGHNTDVGGWWASVAPHVGEGALRVAVLGAGGSVQAILTALAKERPGSEVSICCRRQEQADALAARYGSWLRVRYAAWADRHEAIAQADLVVQCTPVGMWPRSGESPVESPDCFHARQVVQDIVYRPLHTAFLRQAEARGATTVDGASMLVWQGVKAYEWWLDRAAPVEVMRRTVYEALEREEADRHG, encoded by the coding sequence GTGAAATTGTTCGGCGTGATCGGCAGACCCATCAGGCACTCCTTGTCGCCTGCCATGATGAACGCGGCGTTTCGCGCGCAGGGTGTCGAGGCCGTCTATCTGCCCTTCGAGGTGGAACCTGGCGATCTCGTCGACGCGCTGCGCGGCCTCCGCGCCATTGGCGCGGTCGGGATCAACGTCACCATCCCTCACAAGCTGGGTGTCTACGATTGGGTCGAGGCGCGCACGGAAGTGGCCGAGATGGCTCGGGCGGTGAACGTGGTCCGCTTCAGCCCATCCGGCGCGACGGGGCACAACACGGACGTCGGCGGTTGGTGGGCGTCGGTCGCTCCGCATGTGGGCGAGGGCGCGCTTCGAGTCGCCGTTCTCGGGGCCGGGGGCAGCGTGCAGGCCATCCTGACCGCGCTCGCCAAGGAGCGGCCAGGCAGCGAGGTGTCCATCTGCTGCCGGCGGCAGGAGCAGGCCGACGCGCTCGCGGCGCGCTACGGCTCATGGCTGCGGGTGAGATACGCGGCGTGGGCGGATCGGCACGAGGCGATTGCGCAGGCGGACCTCGTGGTGCAGTGCACGCCCGTCGGCATGTGGCCGAGAAGCGGCGAGTCGCCCGTCGAGTCGCCGGACTGCTTTCACGCGCGTCAGGTCGTGCAGGACATCGTCTACCGCCCGCTTCACACCGCGTTTCTTCGCCAAGCCGAGGCGCGGGGCGCCACGACGGTGGACGGCGCCTCCATGCTTGTCTGGCAAGGCGTGAAGGCGTACGAGTGGTGGCTCGATCGCGCCGCGCCCGTGGAGGTCATGCGCCGCACGGTGTATGAGGCGCTCGAGCGGGAAGAGGCGGATCGCCATGGGTGA
- the rpsT gene encoding 30S ribosomal protein S20, with protein sequence MANIKSAKKRVLITKRNTLRNRSIKSALRTHIRKFEAAFAAQDVEEAQARLRAALRALDKAATKGVIHRNTAARKKSRLTKRLNALLNEQQAQQA encoded by the coding sequence ATGGCCAACATCAAATCCGCCAAAAAGCGGGTATTGATTACGAAGCGCAATACGCTGCGCAACCGCTCCATCAAGTCGGCTCTGCGCACGCACATTCGCAAGTTCGAAGCGGCGTTCGCCGCCCAGGACGTGGAGGAAGCTCAGGCCCGGCTCCGCGCGGCGCTCCGCGCTCTGGACAAGGCAGCGACGAAGGGCGTGATCCACCGCAACACGGCCGCCCGCAAAAAGTCCCGGCTCACGAAGCGCCTCAACGCGCTGTTGAATGAGCAACAGGCGCAGCAAGCGTAA
- the holA gene encoding DNA polymerase III subunit delta produces MDIFEAIDHLTNAEPASVYLLHGSEMGLFDWFCDALLQTSHFSSLLRFDYEEDGFEPAEIELCSFSLFGDRPLVYVRNATVFTADGRSGAEADRLAAYLEQPMAMRTLVLSVASDKLDERRRVTKLAKRHAVISCSTPSRDRDALRMLERLAKAKEVLMEHDALTELWRRTQSLTLAVNEFGKLQAYAGGRPIARQDVEELVPMQVDDSVFTWIDWAVQGQVMSVFNALDGLARQGYDAFALIALLARQVRLMALAKGARNIEQRAKEFGVHPYALRMAARQAGAFRQKDLARLVRVLADAEFDVKRGRLAPDIALHLALMELTRAASTAQKNRAQ; encoded by the coding sequence TTGGACATCTTCGAAGCCATCGACCACTTGACCAACGCCGAGCCTGCCTCGGTCTACCTCCTGCATGGGAGCGAAATGGGCCTGTTTGACTGGTTTTGCGACGCACTTCTCCAGACTTCCCACTTCTCGTCGCTCCTCCGGTTCGACTACGAAGAAGACGGATTTGAGCCCGCCGAAATCGAGCTTTGCTCCTTCTCCCTGTTTGGCGATCGGCCTCTTGTTTACGTGCGCAATGCCACGGTGTTTACGGCCGACGGCCGTTCTGGCGCCGAGGCGGATCGCCTGGCTGCCTATCTAGAACAGCCCATGGCGATGCGCACCCTCGTGCTCTCCGTGGCTTCGGATAAATTGGATGAGCGCCGCCGGGTGACAAAGCTGGCGAAGCGCCACGCGGTCATCTCCTGTTCTACGCCGAGCCGCGATCGCGACGCCTTGCGGATGCTTGAGCGATTGGCGAAAGCGAAGGAGGTGCTCATGGAGCACGACGCGCTCACCGAGTTGTGGCGCCGCACGCAGTCGCTTACGCTCGCGGTCAACGAATTTGGCAAGCTCCAGGCGTACGCCGGCGGGCGGCCGATTGCGCGCCAGGATGTCGAGGAACTTGTGCCGATGCAGGTGGACGACAGCGTGTTCACGTGGATCGATTGGGCCGTGCAGGGGCAGGTGATGTCGGTCTTCAACGCCCTCGACGGGCTCGCACGCCAGGGCTATGACGCGTTTGCGCTCATTGCGCTGTTGGCGCGCCAGGTGCGCCTGATGGCTCTGGCCAAGGGCGCTCGAAACATCGAGCAGCGCGCGAAGGAGTTCGGCGTGCATCCGTACGCGCTGCGAATGGCGGCGCGGCAGGCCGGTGCGTTTCGACAGAAGGATTTGGCAAGGCTCGTCCGCGTGCTCGCCGATGCCGAGTTCGATGTGAAGCGCGGGCGGCTCGCGCCCGACATCGCGCTTCACCTGGCGCTCATGGAACTCACCCGTGCTGCGAGTACGGCGCAAAAGAACCGGGCACAGTAG
- the gpr gene encoding GPR endopeptidase, whose product MVISWNRVRRVRLKPCHLPVSRSSPRTDLAVEARELALRDGQIRGAEEEREEHEGVVVTRVRVRTQLAARRLGKRKGTYVTIEAAGMRRRDLDLEERLTRILADELKRLLPQEARTALVIGLGNEHVTADALGPMVVHRLFVTRHLFSYMPEVLGDGEGYRSIAALAPGVLGLTGIETSEVVLGVVERIRPDVVLAVDALAARSLERLHRTIQLSDAGIQPGAGVGNQRKAIDQEALGVPVIAIGVPTVVDAATIASDAIELVFRELGRQVPGNAANRLLDQLSGQEKWQLVREVLEPLEQNLVVAPKEVDEFMENVAYLIAKSMNVALHPAMTLEDADLVTH is encoded by the coding sequence ATGGTCATTTCATGGAATCGCGTGAGAAGGGTCCGCCTCAAACCTTGCCACCTGCCCGTGTCGAGATCGTCTCCACGCACGGATCTGGCGGTGGAGGCGAGGGAGTTGGCGCTTCGCGACGGGCAGATTCGCGGAGCCGAAGAAGAGCGCGAGGAGCACGAGGGCGTCGTCGTCACGCGGGTGCGGGTGCGCACGCAGCTGGCGGCACGGCGGCTTGGGAAGCGAAAAGGGACGTACGTGACCATCGAAGCGGCAGGCATGCGCCGTCGGGACCTTGACCTCGAGGAAAGGCTCACGCGCATCCTGGCAGACGAATTGAAGCGCCTGCTCCCGCAGGAAGCCAGAACGGCGCTCGTCATTGGGCTTGGCAACGAGCACGTGACGGCCGACGCGCTCGGCCCGATGGTTGTCCATCGCCTGTTCGTGACGCGCCACCTGTTCAGCTACATGCCGGAAGTGCTCGGCGATGGAGAAGGCTATCGGTCCATCGCGGCGCTCGCGCCCGGCGTGCTCGGTCTCACCGGGATCGAGACGAGCGAAGTGGTGCTTGGCGTCGTGGAGCGCATTCGACCCGACGTGGTCCTCGCCGTCGACGCCCTGGCGGCGAGATCGCTCGAGCGCCTGCACCGCACCATTCAGCTGTCGGATGCCGGCATACAGCCAGGTGCTGGGGTGGGCAACCAACGCAAGGCCATCGACCAGGAGGCGCTCGGCGTGCCCGTCATCGCCATCGGGGTGCCGACCGTGGTCGACGCGGCGACCATCGCGAGCGACGCGATTGAGCTCGTGTTCCGCGAGTTGGGCCGACAGGTGCCGGGCAACGCGGCAAATCGGTTGCTCGATCAGTTGTCCGGCCAGGAAAAATGGCAGCTCGTGCGCGAAGTGTTGGAGCCCCTCGAGCAAAATCTCGTCGTGGCGCCTAAGGAAGTCGACGAGTTCATGGAAAACGTGGCGTACCTCATCGCCAAGAGCATGAACGTGGCGCTGCACCCGGCGATGACGCTGGAAGATGCCGATCTCGTCACGCACTAG
- the yqeK gene encoding bis(5'-nucleosyl)-tetraphosphatase (symmetrical) YqeK encodes MQRGNIIHDLRQRLAESLTPARYRHVLGVVEAAVRLARRFDADVLGAELAAWLHDLSREWPSDRLLAYMRDRQLDVPAAWLDAPILLHGPVAADIARVQYGVDDADVLNAVFYHTTGRPGMRPLEAVLFVADAIEPSRDYPGVDHLRALAESDLKAATLAALESTLRYALDRGFEMDASTVAARNELLKQARNKA; translated from the coding sequence ATGCAGCGGGGGAACATCATCCATGACCTTCGGCAGCGCCTCGCCGAGTCGCTGACGCCAGCGCGCTATCGGCACGTCCTCGGCGTGGTGGAGGCGGCGGTGAGGTTGGCGCGCCGCTTCGATGCCGACGTGCTCGGCGCCGAGCTCGCTGCGTGGCTGCACGATCTCTCCCGAGAGTGGCCCAGCGATCGGCTGCTCGCGTATATGCGGGATCGGCAGCTCGACGTGCCGGCCGCGTGGCTTGATGCGCCCATCCTGCTCCATGGCCCGGTTGCCGCGGACATCGCCCGTGTACAATATGGTGTGGACGATGCGGACGTGTTGAACGCGGTGTTCTACCACACGACAGGCCGGCCCGGCATGCGTCCGCTTGAGGCGGTGCTGTTTGTGGCGGATGCCATCGAGCCATCGCGGGATTACCCAGGTGTGGACCACCTTCGGGCGCTTGCCGAGTCGGATTTGAAGGCTGCGACCTTGGCGGCGCTCGAGTCGACCCTGCGCTACGCGCTCGATCGCGGCTTCGAGATGGACGCGAGCACGGTAGCGGCGCGCAACGAGCTGCTCAAACAAGCTCGAAACAAGGCATAA